Proteins encoded by one window of Blautia argi:
- a CDS encoding alanyl-tRNA editing protein produces MTEKLYYQDSYLSEFEAEVLSCVPKGNKYEVVLSRTAFFPEGGGQTADTGVLVSGQQRIQVLDVQEKDGVVLHETDGLLEVGAVVQGELNFQERFLKMQEHTGEHIISGIVHRRFGYQNVGFHLGKEEVTMDYDGPLTEEELRQIEYEANRAVAENIPIVILEPSKEELPHIFYRSKMEIEGQVRIVQIPGYDSCACCAPHVKTTGSVGMIKITGAIRYKGGMRLSLHCGFRALSDYREKEASVKQISNRLSAKQEEVVCAVKRLEEELAALKEKNKRLQEQLVKAALKEEEQKLLENPVANLLLFAEEMDPAAMRNFVNEAMEKTDGICGVFVGSKEQGFRYVLGKKDGSICSIGKCLNEAFEGKGGGKPPMIQGSLKGNPEAIRGFLEKE; encoded by the coding sequence ATGACAGAAAAATTGTATTATCAGGACAGCTATTTGTCCGAATTTGAAGCAGAGGTTTTATCCTGTGTCCCAAAAGGAAACAAATACGAGGTAGTTCTTTCGAGAACTGCCTTTTTTCCTGAGGGCGGAGGACAGACAGCAGATACCGGTGTTCTGGTATCCGGACAGCAAAGGATACAGGTATTGGACGTACAGGAAAAGGATGGCGTGGTGCTACATGAAACAGACGGCCTATTGGAGGTGGGAGCAGTTGTACAAGGAGAGCTGAACTTTCAGGAGCGGTTCCTGAAAATGCAGGAGCATACAGGGGAGCATATTATTTCCGGGATTGTGCATCGGCGCTTTGGTTATCAGAACGTGGGGTTTCATCTGGGAAAAGAAGAGGTGACCATGGATTATGACGGACCTCTGACCGAAGAGGAATTGCGGCAAATTGAGTACGAGGCAAATCGGGCTGTGGCGGAAAACATTCCTATTGTAATTTTGGAGCCGTCAAAGGAAGAGCTGCCCCATATTTTTTACCGCAGCAAAATGGAAATTGAGGGACAGGTACGGATTGTACAGATTCCGGGTTATGACAGCTGCGCCTGCTGCGCGCCTCATGTAAAAACAACGGGAAGCGTGGGCATGATTAAGATTACAGGAGCGATACGGTATAAGGGCGGCATGCGTCTTTCTCTGCACTGCGGATTCCGGGCGCTTTCGGATTATCGGGAAAAGGAAGCCAGCGTAAAGCAGATTTCCAACCGGCTTTCTGCAAAGCAGGAGGAAGTGGTGTGCGCGGTCAAAAGGCTGGAAGAGGAACTTGCAGCTTTGAAAGAAAAGAATAAAAGACTGCAGGAGCAGTTGGTAAAGGCTGCGCTTAAAGAAGAGGAACAGAAACTTCTGGAAAATCCGGTGGCAAATCTCCTTCTTTTTGCAGAGGAAATGGACCCGGCAGCCATGCGGAATTTTGTAAACGAAGCCATGGAAAAGACAGATGGCATCTGCGGCGTTTTTGTGGGAAGCAAAGAGCAGGGTTTTCGTTATGTGCTTGGAAAAAAGGACGGCAGTATCTGCAGCATTGGTAAGTGTTTAAATGAAGCTTTTGAGGGAAAGGGAGGCGGAAAGCCGCCTATGATACAGGGGTCTTTAAAGGGAAACCCGGAAGCGATCAGAGGGTTTTTAGAAAAAGAATAA
- a CDS encoding homoserine dehydrogenase — MSKKVIKAALLGLGTVGTGVYKVLKNQEEEMEQKIGASVAVKKILVRNLKKAAAKIPEPELLTNSWQEILEDESIEIVIEVMGGIHPAKEYITQALCAGKHVVTANKDLVASFGGELLDCAAEHHCDFLFEASVAGGIPIIRPLKQCLAGNHISEVVGIVNGTTNFILTKMTQEHMEFADALALATRLGYAEADPTADIQGYDAGRKVAIMASIAFNSRVTFEDVATEGITHISSKDIRYAKELGCVIKLLGVAKNTGDGIEVKVQPMLVPEGHPLASVNDSFNAVFVHGDAVDDAMFYGRGAGELPTASAIVGDVFDIVRNILFGCTGRISCTCYKALPIKKQEETESRFFLRLHVDDKPGVLAGIASVLGNYRVSIAQMIQKHREEDFAEIVVVTSKVREGNFHDAMLIIEGMEAVHKITSVIRVYGEQE, encoded by the coding sequence ATGAGCAAAAAAGTAATTAAGGCAGCGCTTTTGGGGCTGGGAACGGTGGGAACCGGGGTATATAAGGTTCTGAAAAACCAGGAAGAAGAGATGGAACAGAAAATCGGCGCATCTGTGGCCGTAAAAAAGATTTTAGTGAGAAATCTGAAAAAAGCAGCGGCAAAGATTCCGGAACCGGAACTTTTGACAAACAGCTGGCAGGAGATTTTAGAGGACGAGTCCATTGAGATTGTTATTGAGGTTATGGGAGGCATTCACCCGGCAAAGGAATATATCACACAGGCGCTTTGTGCAGGAAAGCATGTGGTGACTGCCAATAAAGATTTGGTGGCTTCCTTTGGCGGAGAACTTCTGGACTGCGCCGCAGAGCATCACTGTGACTTTCTGTTTGAAGCCTCTGTGGCAGGGGGAATTCCCATTATCCGTCCGTTGAAGCAGTGTCTGGCAGGAAATCACATCTCCGAGGTGGTGGGCATTGTCAACGGCACCACGAATTTTATTCTTACGAAGATGACCCAGGAGCATATGGAGTTTGCAGACGCTCTGGCGCTTGCCACCAGACTGGGCTATGCGGAAGCAGACCCTACGGCAGATATCCAGGGGTATGACGCAGGCAGAAAGGTTGCCATTATGGCATCTATTGCCTTTAATTCCAGGGTGACTTTTGAAGACGTTGCCACAGAAGGGATTACCCATATTTCCTCCAAAGATATTCGCTATGCAAAAGAGCTTGGCTGTGTAATCAAGCTTTTAGGCGTGGCAAAGAACACAGGGGACGGCATTGAGGTGAAAGTACAGCCCATGTTGGTACCGGAGGGACACCCTCTGGCTTCTGTAAACGATTCTTTTAACGCAGTCTTTGTTCACGGAGATGCAGTGGACGATGCCATGTTTTATGGAAGAGGAGCAGGAGAACTTCCCACAGCCAGCGCCATTGTAGGCGATGTGTTTGACATTGTGAGAAACATTCTGTTTGGGTGTACAGGCAGAATCAGCTGCACCTGCTATAAAGCGCTTCCCATTAAAAAACAGGAAGAAACAGAAAGCCGGTTTTTCTTAAGACTTCATGTGGACGATAAGCCGGGAGTTCTGGCAGGAATAGCCAGCGTACTGGGTAATTACAGAGTAAGCATTGCGCAGATGATTCAGAAACACAGAGAAGAGGATTTTGCGGAAATCGTTGTAGTGACCTCAAAGGTCAGGGAAGGAAACTTCCATGACGCCATGCTGATTATTGAAGGTATGGAGGCAGTACATAAGATTACTTCCGTAATCCGGGTATATGGAGAACAGGAATGA
- a CDS encoding PHP-associated domain-containing protein yields MKIDMHCHTKEGSIDGKVPIEEYIRMLRNQGFGGMLVTDHDSYGGYRHWKKNIKGQKYQDFVVLKGIEYDTLDAGHILVIMPENIKLRLLELRGIPVQMLIPIVHNYGGILGPAHPCGEKFMSFMNAKAYERNPDILREFDFMETFNACEPQEVNDKAKEIAERYGLPGTGGSDAHKADCVGMAYTEVPDDITCETDLITHIMKGTKLEAGGTIYTKTTKEKIGKAKTVLSHSFWVYNKLGGWSKAFKRNSKMKKGFIERVEVNKEEKHEQKSN; encoded by the coding sequence ATGAAGATTGACATGCATTGCCATACAAAGGAAGGTTCTATAGACGGAAAGGTTCCCATTGAAGAATATATCCGTATGCTCCGCAATCAGGGCTTTGGGGGAATGCTGGTAACAGACCATGATTCCTACGGCGGATACCGTCATTGGAAAAAAAACATCAAAGGGCAGAAGTATCAGGACTTTGTAGTGTTAAAGGGAATCGAATACGATACCCTGGACGCCGGACATATTCTGGTGATTATGCCGGAGAACATCAAGCTGCGGCTTTTGGAGCTTCGGGGAATTCCGGTACAGATGCTGATTCCCATTGTGCATAATTATGGAGGCATTTTAGGACCGGCACACCCCTGCGGAGAGAAGTTTATGAGCTTTATGAATGCAAAGGCTTATGAACGGAATCCCGATATTCTGCGGGAATTTGATTTTATGGAAACCTTTAATGCCTGTGAACCCCAGGAAGTCAACGATAAGGCAAAGGAAATTGCAGAGCGGTACGGGCTTCCGGGAACCGGGGGCAGCGATGCCCACAAGGCAGATTGCGTAGGCATGGCGTATACAGAGGTGCCGGACGACATTACCTGTGAAACAGATTTGATTACCCATATTATGAAAGGAACAAAGCTGGAGGCAGGTGGAACGATTTACACAAAGACAACCAAGGAAAAAATCGGAAAAGCCAAAACCGTGCTTTCTCATTCCTTCTGGGTATATAATAAACTGGGAGGTTGGAGCAAGGCATTTAAACGAAACAGTAAAATGAAAAAAGGGTTCATAGAGAGGGTAGAGGTTAATAAGGAAGAAAAGCATGAGCAAAAAAGTAATTAA
- a CDS encoding SseB family protein, which translates to MDNVNKELIQKIQTREEVFTILSRATRQPFVICDPESFNDQVWIFENKEDLEEAAKPLAEKKNPIAAIKVENKSFLSFYTALYTLGVNSVVYHEKDKKTELDLEVIIKKPDFSALPEEKRPLLNPQLQLSGIYFMQEFRRGVDMKEKENLAELEEEVAANLVKSKYLVAVEKQEPGEGEEGKKVQVPYVKNQNGDIFQPVFSDAEEFRKFNKDKKFQALLVTFENLEKVLIPVAKGAVVNPQGFNLVVSKDKIGAMKQRFGL; encoded by the coding sequence ATGGACAATGTAAACAAAGAACTCATTCAGAAAATACAGACCAGGGAAGAAGTATTTACTATTCTTTCCAGAGCAACAAGACAGCCGTTTGTTATCTGCGACCCGGAGAGCTTTAACGACCAGGTATGGATTTTTGAAAATAAAGAGGATTTGGAGGAGGCAGCTAAACCTCTGGCAGAAAAGAAAAATCCCATCGCTGCCATTAAAGTAGAAAATAAAAGTTTTCTCAGCTTTTACACCGCACTTTATACCCTGGGAGTCAACAGTGTGGTTTATCATGAAAAGGATAAAAAGACAGAACTGGATTTAGAGGTAATTATTAAAAAACCGGATTTTTCTGCTCTTCCTGAAGAAAAAAGACCGCTTTTAAATCCGCAGCTTCAGCTTTCCGGAATTTATTTTATGCAGGAATTCCGAAGAGGCGTGGATATGAAAGAAAAGGAAAACCTGGCAGAGCTGGAAGAAGAAGTTGCTGCCAATCTTGTAAAAAGCAAATATCTGGTAGCAGTGGAGAAGCAGGAGCCGGGAGAAGGCGAGGAAGGAAAAAAGGTACAGGTTCCTTATGTGAAAAATCAGAACGGAGATATTTTCCAGCCTGTTTTTTCAGATGCAGAGGAATTCAGAAAGTTTAATAAGGATAAAAAGTTTCAGGCTCTTTTGGTTACCTTTGAAAATCTGGAAAAGGTATTGATTCCGGTGGCAAAGGGAGCTGTGGTTAATCCCCAGGGATTTAATCTGGTTGTATCGAAAGACAAAATAGGGGCTATGAAGCAAAGATTTGGTCTGTAG
- a CDS encoding glycoside hydrolase family 3 protein, with protein MNKKKILVLFVLLLGGCVIWRSWSLYHTEKEKKQASERKIEAEKDSKPVTPKSKKEEPVKREPTKEELLEQEVEAKIRNMSAEEKVAQLFMITPEALTGVGQVVAAGESTKAALEACPVGGIIYFAQNFESPQQVKQMTANVQQYSRNRIGLPLFLSVDEEGGTVTRFGRNPAFQFDASVNMRELGRTGDTQAAYNLGTKLGTFLSDLGFNMDNAPVADVLSNPQNTVIGNRSFGSDCHMVSHMALAELKGMKDTGVIGVLKHYPGHGATTADTHTGYASTDATLEEMKGNELVPFIEGIRSGAEVIMVAHISCPGITGDTVPASLSKQMITDILRTDLGYQGIVITDALNMGAIAQEYTSGEAAVLAINAGADMLLMPVDFHEAYEEVLFAMQSGEISETRIEESLKRILSLKLCMDAG; from the coding sequence ATGAATAAGAAAAAAATTTTAGTCCTTTTTGTATTACTGCTGGGGGGCTGTGTAATTTGGCGGTCGTGGAGCCTGTATCATACAGAGAAAGAGAAAAAGCAAGCATCTGAAAGAAAAATAGAAGCAGAAAAAGATTCAAAACCAGTTACTCCGAAGTCTAAAAAAGAGGAACCCGTAAAAAGAGAACCAACAAAAGAGGAATTGCTGGAACAGGAAGTGGAAGCAAAAATTCGTAATATGTCTGCAGAAGAAAAGGTAGCGCAGCTTTTTATGATTACGCCGGAAGCACTGACCGGAGTAGGACAGGTTGTGGCAGCAGGAGAAAGTACGAAAGCAGCACTGGAAGCTTGTCCAGTTGGAGGGATTATTTATTTTGCTCAAAATTTTGAATCACCGCAGCAGGTGAAGCAGATGACTGCAAATGTTCAACAATATTCCAGAAATCGGATTGGACTTCCATTGTTTTTGTCCGTGGATGAAGAAGGAGGAACGGTCACAAGGTTTGGAAGAAATCCGGCCTTTCAATTCGATGCTTCTGTCAATATGCGTGAATTGGGAAGAACCGGAGATACTCAGGCAGCTTATAATTTGGGAACAAAGCTTGGAACATTTCTTTCTGATTTAGGATTTAATATGGATAATGCTCCAGTTGCAGACGTTTTGAGCAATCCACAAAATACAGTGATTGGAAATCGTTCTTTTGGTTCCGACTGTCATATGGTGTCCCATATGGCTCTGGCAGAACTGAAAGGAATGAAAGATACGGGAGTGATTGGAGTATTGAAGCATTATCCGGGACATGGAGCAACGACTGCAGATACGCATACAGGATATGCCAGTACAGACGCCACTTTGGAGGAGATGAAAGGAAATGAATTAGTTCCTTTTATAGAGGGGATTCGTTCCGGTGCGGAAGTAATTATGGTGGCTCACATTTCCTGTCCGGGAATTACCGGTGATACGGTTCCTGCATCCTTATCAAAGCAGATGATAACAGATATATTGAGAACCGATTTGGGGTATCAGGGAATTGTTATCACAGATGCACTGAATATGGGAGCTATTGCACAGGAGTATACTTCCGGGGAGGCTGCTGTTTTAGCTATAAATGCAGGTGCGGATATGTTATTGATGCCAGTGGACTTCCATGAGGCTTATGAAGAGGTTCTTTTTGCTATGCAAAGTGGAGAAATTTCAGAAACCCGGATTGAGGAATCTTTAAAAAGGATTCTTTCTTTAAAACTTTGTATGGATGCTGGTTGA
- the kdpF gene encoding K(+)-transporting ATPase subunit F → MIVLGIIVAALAGYLVYALIYPEKL, encoded by the coding sequence ATGATTGTTTTGGGAATCATCGTTGCAGCGCTGGCAGGATATCTGGTATATGCCCTGATTTATCCTGAAAAGCTGTAA
- a CDS encoding toxin glutamine deamidase domain-containing protein encodes MGDEFSEDMEYDVPEETFEEEVPEIEEEEIPEEEEVPEEEEFPEEEIPEEEEIPEEEEIPEEEEIPEEEEIPEEEEIPEEEEIPEKEEIPEEEEVPEEEEIPEEEEISEEEEEKVPEEEEIPEEEEIPEEEEIPEEEEIPEEEEIPEEEEVPEEEEIPEEEEIPEEEEIPEEEEVPEEEEIPEEEEVPEEEEVPEEEEIPEEEEVPEEEEVPEEEEIPEEEEIPEEEEIPEEEEMPEEEGEMPEEEEISEEEEVQEAELTEIEDDIPEEMPEDISEDESSNMDNIDVEKQPVDDIQDSEVEEAAIDVDSEDTGEQSVDDIQDNVVDGMPIDGNDEIIVYNSVDDTEKTNDILNNNETANSLSDYMNSHNYGLDDFATYSQDPEWRKLQKQAYPDYELPPLTQENARNQLIDYMNANSYGLDDFETYSQDPKWRELQRQAYPDYELPPLNKLDNLGQWSEVPPDLSYKDNLEAANPNYELSDEWKVNCQRCVPTYEMRSRGYDVTAFPCVDNNDYLSYHPYDVWESPDVRKASGNGLHDIQDLMSSWGDGSRAQVCLQWDVGEGGHTFMAEQRNGKTYFVDPQTGDTDVSWYFDEAKPGSVSFCRTDQLMPSSRILNCCKGVKK; translated from the coding sequence ATGGGAGATGAATTTTCAGAAGATATGGAATATGATGTGCCGGAGGAAACTTTTGAAGAAGAGGTGCCGGAAATAGAGGAAGAAGAAATTCCAGAGGAAGAGGAAGTTCCAGAGGAAGAAGAATTTCCAGAAGAGGAGATTCCAGAAGAAGAGGAGATTCCAGAAGAGGAGGAGATTCCAGAGGAAGAGGAAATTCCAGAGGAGGAAGAAATTCCAGAGGAAGAAGAAATTCCAGAGGAAGAAGAAATTCCAGAAAAAGAGGAAATTCCAGAGGAAGAGGAAGTCCCAGAGGAAGAGGAAATTCCAGAAGAAGAGGAAATTTCAGAGGAAGAGGAAGAGAAAGTCCCAGAGGAAGAGGAAATTCCAGAGGAAGAAGAGATTCCGGAAGAAGAGGAAATTCCAGAAGAGGAGGAGATTCCAGAGGAAGAGGAAATTCCAGAGGAAGAGGAAGTTCCAGAAGAGGAAGAAATTCCAGAGGAAGAGGAAATTCCAGAGGAAGAGGAAATTCCAGAGGAAGAGGAAGTTCCAGAAGAGGAGGAGATTCCAGAGGAAGAGGAAGTTCCAGAGGAAGAAGAAGTTCCAGAAGAGGAGGAGATTCCAGAGGAAGAGGAAGTTCCAGAGGAAGAAGAAGTTCCAGAAGAGGAGGAGATTCCAGAGGAAGAGGAAATTCCAGAGGAAGAAGAAATTCCGGAAGAGGAGGAGATGCCAGAAGAAGAGGGGGAGATGCCAGAAGAAGAGGAGATTTCGGAAGAAGAGGAAGTTCAGGAAGCAGAGTTGACGGAAATAGAAGATGACATACCGGAAGAGATGCCAGAGGACATTTCGGAGGATGAGTCATCAAATATGGATAATATTGATGTCGAGAAACAACCCGTTGATGACATTCAAGATAGTGAGGTAGAAGAAGCTGCTATTGATGTAGACAGTGAGGATACCGGGGAACAGTCAGTTGATGATATTCAGGATAATGTGGTAGATGGAATGCCGATTGATGGAAACGATGAAATCATTGTTTATAATTCCGTAGATGATACTGAAAAAACAAACGATATACTTAATAATAATGAAACAGCTAATAGTTTGAGTGATTATATGAATTCGCATAATTATGGTCTGGATGATTTCGCCACATATTCACAAGACCCTGAATGGAGAAAATTGCAGAAACAAGCGTATCCGGATTATGAGCTGCCGCCACTTACGCAAGAAAATGCGCGCAATCAGTTGATTGATTATATGAATGCAAACAGCTATGGACTCGATGATTTTGAAACCTATTCGCAAGACCCAAAATGGAGAGAGTTACAAAGACAGGCATATCCAGACTATGAACTGCCACCACTAAATAAACTTGATAATCTTGGACAATGGAGTGAAGTGCCGCCAGATTTATCTTATAAAGATAATTTAGAGGCAGCAAATCCTAATTATGAGTTGAGCGATGAATGGAAAGTAAATTGTCAAAGGTGTGTTCCTACATACGAAATGCGTTCACGAGGATATGATGTTACAGCATTCCCTTGTGTGGATAACAACGATTATTTGTCGTATCACCCATATGATGTATGGGAAAGTCCGGATGTAAGGAAGGCATCAGGGAATGGATTACATGATATCCAGGACTTAATGAGCAGTTGGGGAGATGGTTCAAGAGCTCAAGTCTGTTTGCAATGGGATGTTGGCGAGGGAGGGCATACGTTTATGGCAGAACAAAGAAATGGAAAGACATACTTTGTAGACCCTCAAACGGGAGATACTGACGTAAGTTGGTATTTTGATGAAGCAAAACCAGGAAGTGTATCATTTTGCAGAACTGACCAGCTTATGCCGTCATCACGCATTTTAAATTGTTGTAAAGGAGTGAAAAAATGA
- a CDS encoding C-type lectin domain-containing protein → MKENSDKTVQPVLDPTRMFEEYGKESKAEETETKIEAEKPEEGQIPVVQIEAEKEQEKEDVYGNSFGDINRNFQEPAKENSSSNKVTISFNPFLVAGGAVLLLLLVALIFIVKSCGKNDSDSVEPQSDVYVESYPEPEEPIGQTEEKTEEVVDMSEVDLDAYNASYVQIEGCLLEEEGSSKFTFETPLNIYLEDRDTGKAVVVRNIDGVKVEDTHIFEGGDYTNRKMLLECRIWRENGEVQLYPETIIQIEPMKDDVGIHEYGFVIEDCTWEEARQKSMDAGGYLVRINSEEEYEHIKNLLNAGGYTDIHFYLGGKRTASDTTYYWVNQENQFIESGLNTSDSWAQLYWYNGEPSFVDVGSEATGTIEEDVMNLFCVSGSWYLNDSSANLAGMYPDLLSGKVGYIVEYE, encoded by the coding sequence ATGAAAGAGAATTCAGACAAAACCGTTCAACCAGTTTTGGATCCTACCAGAATGTTTGAGGAATACGGGAAAGAAAGTAAGGCAGAAGAAACCGAAACGAAAATTGAGGCGGAAAAGCCGGAAGAGGGACAGATTCCTGTCGTTCAAATTGAGGCAGAGAAAGAACAGGAAAAGGAAGATGTATATGGAAACAGTTTCGGAGATATTAACAGAAACTTTCAAGAACCTGCAAAAGAAAATTCTTCCTCAAATAAAGTTACCATTTCTTTCAATCCATTTTTAGTTGCAGGAGGCGCAGTGCTTCTCTTACTTCTGGTGGCCCTTATATTTATTGTAAAATCCTGTGGGAAAAATGATTCGGATTCTGTAGAACCGCAGTCTGATGTATATGTGGAAAGTTATCCTGAGCCAGAAGAGCCAATAGGGCAGACAGAAGAGAAAACGGAAGAGGTTGTTGATATGTCAGAAGTGGATTTGGATGCATATAATGCTTCTTATGTTCAGATAGAAGGCTGCCTGTTAGAAGAGGAAGGGAGCAGCAAGTTTACATTTGAAACTCCTTTGAATATTTATCTGGAAGACCGAGATACAGGAAAAGCAGTTGTAGTAAGGAATATAGATGGTGTAAAAGTAGAAGATACCCATATTTTTGAGGGCGGTGATTATACAAATAGAAAAATGCTGTTGGAATGTAGAATTTGGAGAGAAAACGGTGAAGTTCAATTGTATCCGGAAACGATTATTCAAATAGAGCCCATGAAAGATGATGTGGGAATTCATGAATATGGCTTTGTGATAGAAGACTGTACCTGGGAAGAGGCACGTCAAAAAAGTATGGACGCTGGAGGATATCTGGTGCGAATTAATTCAGAGGAAGAATATGAACATATTAAGAATTTGCTGAATGCAGGTGGCTATACCGATATTCATTTTTATCTGGGAGGAAAACGGACAGCGTCAGATACGACATATTATTGGGTGAATCAGGAAAATCAATTTATAGAATCCGGTTTGAATACAAGTGATTCCTGGGCACAGCTTTACTGGTACAATGGAGAGCCCAGTTTCGTAGATGTGGGTTCTGAGGCTACAGGTACCATTGAAGAAGATGTGATGAATTTATTCTGCGTATCCGGAAGCTGGTACTTGAATGACTCCTCAGCAAATCTGGCTGGAATGTATCCGGATTTGTTAAGTGGAAAAGTGGGGTACATTGTTGAATATGAATAA
- a CDS encoding SPFH domain-containing protein, with the protein MAFFNRNPNEEVYIGGKKHWTDVIKNSASGELLIWRQPEEDFNTNSTLVVMPGEKAIFVKGGVVEQVFEKGTYKLSTENYPFISRLRNAISGGISTFHCVVYFVRDAESREILWGTDTPISVRDKVFNIVTDVRVRGAYKLKIENPALFLEKQVGNNVFFKEQEEINLYFENILRGKIKSAVAKFLNGLQQELIGLDAYLDELSEQITPYIEAILDEYGLKCTAFVLSGLDVDRGKYDAIDISQISALEKVNQARGDKAVMDVLGNDWGRQKAADILGNLSNNPGAGGLAAAGAGMGMGMAAGGVFNSMAQEMFAPMKNQTQQQPVHQTPSGRFTQKNTGISQGIKCVNCGSECASGAKFCSNCGAPLNQKVFCANCGTELEPGMKFCSNCGEKRKI; encoded by the coding sequence ATGGCATTCTTTAATAGAAATCCAAACGAAGAAGTATATATAGGCGGTAAAAAGCACTGGACAGATGTGATTAAAAATTCTGCAAGTGGAGAACTGTTGATTTGGAGACAGCCGGAGGAAGATTTTAATACGAATTCTACATTGGTTGTTATGCCGGGAGAAAAAGCAATTTTTGTCAAGGGAGGAGTTGTAGAACAGGTTTTCGAGAAAGGAACATATAAACTTTCAACAGAAAATTATCCTTTTATCAGCAGACTGAGAAATGCTATTTCCGGAGGTATCAGTACTTTCCACTGCGTTGTTTATTTTGTCAGAGATGCAGAGAGCAGAGAAATTTTATGGGGGACAGATACCCCAATAAGTGTACGCGACAAAGTTTTTAATATTGTAACAGATGTACGGGTACGGGGAGCTTATAAACTTAAGATAGAAAATCCTGCTTTGTTTTTGGAAAAGCAAGTAGGAAATAATGTATTTTTTAAAGAACAGGAAGAGATAAACCTGTACTTTGAAAATATATTGAGAGGTAAAATAAAATCTGCAGTTGCAAAATTTTTAAACGGACTTCAGCAGGAATTAATTGGTCTTGATGCTTATTTAGACGAACTTTCAGAACAGATTACTCCATACATAGAAGCAATTCTAGATGAATATGGCCTGAAATGTACAGCCTTTGTGCTTTCCGGACTGGATGTAGACAGGGGGAAATATGATGCTATTGATATTTCACAGATTTCTGCGCTCGAAAAAGTAAATCAGGCACGTGGAGATAAGGCTGTTATGGATGTGTTAGGCAATGATTGGGGACGACAAAAAGCAGCAGATATTTTGGGAAATCTGTCTAATAATCCAGGCGCAGGTGGATTGGCAGCAGCTGGTGCAGGTATGGGTATGGGCATGGCGGCCGGAGGTGTGTTTAACAGTATGGCACAGGAAATGTTTGCACCTATGAAAAATCAGACGCAGCAGCAACCGGTTCACCAGACACCAAGCGGAAGATTTACACAAAAAAATACAGGAATATCACAGGGGATAAAATGTGTAAATTGTGGCAGTGAATGTGCTTCAGGAGCAAAATTTTGCAGCAACTGTGGTGCCCCTTTGAATCAAAAGGTATTTTGCGCAAATTGTGGAACTGAACTGGAACCAGGTATGAAATTCTGCAGCAATTGTGGCGAAAAGAGGAAAATTTGA
- a CDS encoding DUF2284 domain-containing protein: MKKLEEKLLQAAEELGFDNYRIIDTMAISFEERFRMYCEMNYCGNYDKNYSCPPACGEAKELERKAKQFERALVLQTITPVKNILDDEETKGIKHRHNQMTWSLIEGMKEDLKEYLPAMAGPCQICSPCAMELGKACPFPKKRASCLSAFCVKVDALAEYCEIPYYCEGEVAFFSILFFHNK, translated from the coding sequence ATGAAAAAACTGGAAGAAAAGTTACTGCAGGCAGCCGAGGAACTGGGATTTGATAATTACAGAATCATAGATACCATGGCAATTTCTTTTGAGGAGCGTTTCCGTATGTACTGTGAAATGAATTACTGCGGAAATTATGACAAAAATTATTCCTGTCCGCCTGCCTGCGGAGAGGCAAAGGAACTGGAGAGAAAGGCAAAACAGTTTGAACGGGCGCTTGTTCTGCAGACCATTACTCCGGTAAAAAATATTCTGGACGATGAAGAAACAAAGGGGATAAAACACCGGCACAATCAGATGACCTGGAGCCTGATTGAGGGGATGAAGGAGGACTTAAAGGAGTATCTTCCTGCTATGGCAGGACCATGCCAGATTTGTTCTCCCTGTGCCATGGAACTGGGAAAAGCGTGTCCGTTTCCCAAGAAACGGGCGTCCTGCCTGTCAGCCTTTTGTGTGAAGGTTGATGCGCTGGCAGAATATTGCGAAATTCCTTATTATTGTGAAGGGGAAGTGGCTTTTTTCAGCATTTTGTTTTTTCATAACAAATAA